One genomic window of Cherax quadricarinatus isolate ZL_2023a chromosome 84, ASM3850222v1, whole genome shotgun sequence includes the following:
- the LOC128704274 gene encoding LOW QUALITY PROTEIN: zinc finger protein 383 (The sequence of the model RefSeq protein was modified relative to this genomic sequence to represent the inferred CDS: inserted 2 bases in 1 codon), whose product MKKVENSCKNEDNTQRSLTEEKRENKIYQQSLDKTIQFDIACKRTCFRIDVKDYLKKININIWSEVIRTMDSMMYSGDCSFQAQDNQVFPRSLQSEELTRPPIHGKNFVCKCSKIFSNKADFTRHIRVHTGEKPHACHVCGREFSLKGNLTKHMQLHTDQKAYCCPECTKTFHKKVYLHQHMRIHTGEKPFKCTHCDRAFSLKGNLVQHEKLHTDRKSYKCPDCDKLFLKKSYLDQHLRIHTGDRPHKCEMCGKAFSLKGNLVQHMKRHSGEKPHSCSECGKAFALRSALKEHDKVHDGEKPFSCPECNKAFKKKIYLVQHSRIHTGEKPFTCSECGKAFSQRSILNQHLKRHREKSFKCAECHKLFLKKIYLPIKKQNVKLGPFRCSDCEDEEEEQERYIKEDFDDSMLQVDEQSYTCNATDKDCQNSALSQDGEYFENASLSHNEKVCEDVSKAVDSSEDISLSECNIRNMVSKNGRKLSDLIHSSHLNLDCXDTTKFRSSSQATSNTGHDPSISL is encoded by the exons ATGAAGAAGGTAGAGAACTCCTGCAAGAATGAAGATAACACACAGAGAAGTTTAActgaagagaaaagagaaaacaAAATTTATCAGCAGTCATTAGATAAAACTATACAGTTTGACATTGCTTGTAAAAGAACTTGCTTTAGAATAGACGTAAaggattatttaaaaaaaatcaatataaatATTTGGTCTGAAGTGATTAGGACAATGGACAGTATGATGTATTCTGGGGATTGCTCATTCCAAGCTCAAGATAATCAAGTGTTCCCACGGTCACTGCAGTCTGAAGAATTGACACGACCACCCATTCATGGTAAAAATTTTGTATGCAAATGTAGCAAAATATTTTCAAATAAAGCTGATTTCACTCGGCACATAAGAGTTCACACTGGAGAGAAGCCTCATGCTTGCCATGTGTGTGGAAGAGAATTTTCCCTCAAAGGTAATCTTACAAAGCATATGCAGCTTCATACAGATCAGAAAGCTTATTGTTGTCCTGAATGTACCAAAACATTTCACAAAAAAGTATATCTGCATCAGCACATGAGGATTCACACTGGTGAGAAACCTTTCAAATGTACACATTGTGATCGTGCATTTTCTTTGAAAGGTAACCTTGTTCAGCACGAGAAGCTACACACTGACAGGAAATCATATAAATGTCCTGATTGCGACAAACTTTTCCTCAAGAAGAGCTACCTTGATCAGCATTTGCGTATACATACTGGAGACAGACctcataaatgtgagatgtgtgGTAAAGCATTTTCATTAAAGGGCAACTTAGTTCAGCATATGAAAAGGCACAGTGGTGAAAAACCTCATTCTTGCTCTGAATGTGGAAAAGCATTTGCCCTGAGATCAGCCCTAAAAGAGCATGATAAAGTGCATGATGGTGAAAAACCTTTTTCATGTCCAGAATGTAATAAAGCATTCAAAAAGAAAATTTATCTTGTGCAGCACTCTAGAATTCACACTGGTGAAAAGCCATTTACTTGCTCTGAATGTGGCAAAGCATTTTCTCAGAGAAGTATTCTCAATCAGCACCTGAAGCGGCATCGAGAGAAATCTTTTAAGTGTGCAGAATGTCATAAACTCTTTCTTAAGAAAATTTACCTACCAATTAAAAAGCAGAATGTTAAATTAGGACCTTTCAGATGCAGTGATTgtgaggacgaggaagaggagcaAGAGCGCTATATAAAAGAAGATTTTGATGATAGTATGTTGCAGGTGGATGAACAATCCTACACTTGTAATGCTACAGATAAAGATTGTCAGAATTCAGCTCTCTCTCAAGATGGAGAATATTTTGAAAATGCCAGTCTATCTCACAATGAAAAAGTATGTGAAGATGTTTCCAAAGCAGTAGACAGTAGTGAGGATATATCTCTTTCTGAGTGCAATATTAGGAATATGGTTTCCAAAAATGGTAGAAAATTGAGTGATCTGATACATTCAAGTCATCTGAATCTTGACTG AGATACAACCAAGTTTCGAAGCAGTTCACAGGCTACCAGTAATACAGGTCATGATCCAAGTATTTCTCTTTAG